AAGATCAACTTAGAATGCAGAGCCGGACCTCACAAGCTATGGGCCAGAAGAGAAAAGATATTGGGCTTATTAGTTACTGAATTCAAGAAGGAATTACAAAATGAAGAGTGTAAAGTTGATACACCTGGCCTTGAATGGAAGCGGGCCAAGCACTTTGAATTCTCAGATTCTCAGGACACTTTTGATGATGATTTCGAGTAGTACCATTAGCATTTATATGATTTACTTTCACACCTACAAAATCATGGAACTGCATATCAGAACGTAAGCGTTTTTGAAATGGTAAAATGTATTTGTTCACAGATTTTTTTgtcgtgatgatgatgatgatgatgatgcataACTCAAGTTTTTTTTGAGCGTGTGATTTTTCAGGCAACATTTATACATAGGTTACGCATTTAGATACAGACACAACATTATAAAGACAATggaaaccgaaaaaaaaaaattaataggaAAATGATGAGAACTGAATCAATTTTTGTCTTACTTTTTGTATGTACATTCCTTCTCTAGCTGTGTGAGGCTAAACAATATCCAATCTACAAAGTCTATAAGGTTGAAAGAGCTTCAAGAAATCGAAAAGTAAACAAAAGTGGTATGTTTCTATACTAAGTGGATATATTCTTCCGCATCTCTACATGTATGTTATCTCCTGTTCCTCCTCCGTCTGTCTCACTTCATTATCAGCTAAACTTTTATTCTCTTCTACATTTTGCCGCGCAATACGTTCTGGAATCGTGTTGTCAAAGTTAGCTCCTTCTGGATTGGCAGCATAAGCTACAAAGTAAGCCATAACACATGCTTGCAACCAAGCAGACGAAACTCTCCCCTGAAACACACACCATAACACAAAGTTACATGAGCTAAGCCGTTTCAAttcctttttgttttgataATGAAAGCTTACCACAAAGTATCCGATGATGAATGCATAGAGAGTCATCTGAAAGAAGTAGTCCTCATGGATATTAAGCTCCCATATACCAGCAGTCAACGCAGATATCGCTCCTATTCCAAAGGCGCTGAGGAAGCAGATGGAGCTAGTGAGGTCAGCATCCACGAGCTCCTCCAACCCAACCGTTCTCCTAAACTCTTGCCACGCATCTCTCGACGCTTGCACAAAGCCTTTGTTGTGAACTCCCACATGAACAAACCCGTATCTGTTTCCGACTAAGACCATATGATTAGCAACCCAAGCGCAGTCCCCATGACCTGCGTACATGGTCCTGTCACTGCCGTTGCCTCCCCTATTAACAGTTCGGATCATTCCCCTGATGACTACAAAAACCGGAACGAGCGTAGAGCCAATACAAACGCTCCCGAGCTGGCTTCTCAGAGTACCACAAAGAGCATCACATGCGTTTACGACGTCATAATTAGCAAAGTGTACGTACGCAGCTTTCGAAACGGCGACTACTTGCACGTTCTTGAGAACCTGCATGGTCCAGGCAAGGCTTTTCACGATCAAAGAGATGAAAAGAATGTCTATTAGACCTCTTCTTGTAGCGGTAGCTCCACCGACTCCCGCCGCCAAGAAGGCAGAGTAAAGGACGCTTAAGATCGATGACACGACAGCTATTAGTCTGGTTCTTGGAGGTAGAACGGATGTGGAGAGTGCCGTTATCGTGAAGGTGAACTCGCGCCTCCTACGAGTGACGAAGAGCCAGGAATGTATTGCCTGAGCGAAGCTGAAGAGGATGAGTAGCCCGCCGATCCCTGGAACAAACGTTTTGCCGTAGAGTACAAGGAAGATCCCGACGGAGAATGTGAGTAGAGGTGCGAGAATGATCGTGGCTTTGGATGTTGCTGCTATGTTGCAGAGGAAGAGGCATTGCCAGGATAAAGAGAGGAGTCCGGAGAGAGCGACGGAGGAAAGGAGAGGGGTGTACCATTTCTTGGGGTGGAAGTTaggtgattttgtgaagagtaGGCCTCTGAGGGTGAGGAAGATGACTAGGGCTGAGATTAGGATGAGTTGCGAGTAGAAAATAGACGTGAAGAGGCATCTGAAGAATCTTCCGGTTAGGGTTTGTGGTTGTTGTTGTGCGGCGGCGGGAGATGTTACGACGTCTTGTTGTGGTTGTTGGGTGGCGGCGGGAGTTGTAACGGTTTGTTCGATTTCCTGCAAAAATGCGAAAAGATAAGAGGGAGAAGAATCAGTAGtacttggagagagagagagagagagagggtgactTGTGGTTAAAGAATGTGAAAGAAAGTAATAAACCATTGAGAAAGACGACGGTGTGTGTCTCGCTTTTCTTGCGGCGGGAACGGTGACGAAGGGGTCAAAGAGACGAGAGAGGTGAAGCGAGAAGTGATGACAGCTAAAGAATCACAGAAAGAGAGATGGAGATTTATATAGAGAGAGTGAGATCTTGATCTTTTGTTCTTGAAGCCCTCACGTGAGTCGCAAGGCAGTTGTTTGTTATTATGAGAAGTCAACGTCTCTCTAACTTCGAGTTAGAGCTGATTAACTCTGTCTCTCTCAAAGTTTCTTTGAGTTTTTTTCGTCGTATTGTCTTCCTTGGAAAGCAAGTTTATAGCCCACTTCACTtttcatcactttttttttttcccgtcAAAGTTTATTTAATAAAGGCCCAAAGCCCAACAAGGCCCAACTCTATTACGGCCCACTAAAAAACCACTAACAAAGCGCAAGCCCAAGAACGGCCCTAGGCCCAAGAGTGCAATTGATGTCGGCCGAATTCCTTCGCGAACCGCCGCATCACATCTGCCTCGACTATCACCGGAGAACCACCCACCGGTTCACCGAACCACACCGGAGCTCTTCGACTCCACACCTTCTTAACCGCGACCGCCTACCCACCCAAGTACTCCTAATCTCGGAGAGAGTCAATCGTGACCGAGATCTGATCCGCCACATTTCATCACTTGTGTGTTTCGCGGCGTGAAAACatgtttctttttatattaGTAGTCTAGTTTTTACGCTTTTAAGTTTAGTTGACTAGTAGATCATTTGTTTTACATTCTAGGTAAATGTATTAATAAATTACCATAAAGTAAAAAGTATATTCAATTCCAAtttaataatgactagggatgagATTATGTGTCcaaatgatttttatatattattatttattttgtgttcaaatttttttttgagcaacatcTCGATAAtagttaaattattatttattttgtgttcaaTTTAAGTATTATGTATATAGTTAAATTAGAGTAGGCAcgtaaatcaaaacaaaatctcttgtttatttacaataatttttttggtaaatatatcaaaacaattattttgatttattttatatggtatataattaaattttaatgatattaacatagatatatagtatattttaatataaatatttattatcgaGACTTCTTACTAATATGATCTtgttaacatttgtatatttttgtaataaaaattaaatcattaatcacaaaatttttaatgtgagattttttcaatgcaatttcaaaattaaaataaaggtctcaataatttttcaatgcaaatttcaaaattaacatatttctgtatttttatatggtatatagtttaatttaaaagatattatatatatatatatatataatatgaatatctattaaatgagacttcttattcatacgatttatgcatcttgttataacaaaaaaaaggttaaaccattgatcacaaaattttaaatgtgggatttgtaacatttttagtaatttatagtcgtttaaaaaaattcaaaatataacatataagaaaaaatctaaatttttattatatggttaatgaaaaatattattttgtacactaataataaattttatagttagtttaataagaGTATAACATATGTTTAGATataccaacatattttttttaagattctaagaatcattttagTGATAACACGTATCTAccaaaaaatgttgtaatatttttcaaCTAATATGTAAGGAATTTCTGTTAGAGAAAAACTGTTTCCATACTTCATTGAAATAGGAACTCTATAGCCAATAGCATAAGATTCAAAGAGAATTATATTGTTTAACTCTAAAAGAAGCCATAACGATGTTCCAGTTGCATTTGGCCAAAGCTGACATTTATTTACTCTTTTATAAATTGAACTTCTCAAACTTGAGTCTCATAAGATTACTTCATAAAATATGTGTTCATTAAGTTTATAAAAGTgtaaataaatatgtttcaTACGATTACTTCATAAAAATGTGTTCATACTACCCGGAACGAGTTGGCTTAGCTGGAAAGGATCTGATGTATTTGGGAAAGAGATCTCTGGTTCGAAGAAATTTGATATCCAGAGAAAAGAATTAAGCAACCGGTCTTTGTCTCCGGCTTTAGAAGAGTTAGTGCCAGTGGCCTGGATCACCTCCTGgtttaacacaaaaaaaaaaggtgttcATATGCAATCAAAGGATATCagtgtttatttattttcggTGGGTAGTAAATATGGGCTTTCGAATGGGGTAACGTGATTCACTAATTAAGTAGCAAAGTTTTTAATGGGCCTCTATACTGTTGAACACCTTTTAGATGAAACCTTTTTCGTCAAATATGAAATGAATTAATTACAGTCAGCGGGCTTAGAGGAAATTTCAAAGAGTCgaaaatgaatattaaatttaatagtacatttttataaagataatatatatgtaaatgcaTGAATCTGTCTATTAATTGATCGTGTAGACTTTATAGGGTTTTTTATAatacaaataaatgaaaaagttcATAAGAATGTATCCTTTTGGCACTTCTTGTGATTGCTAATCATTCAAGTGCGCGACACATCAGATGCACTTACAccagtttaaaaaataatttaaaaacacctGCGCCGTTTGTTTGGTGTGTGTTTGGACCAAAGCAAGAGTTACAATCTATTGTTAAAGAAAGTATGTTGACGTTTTCTTAACTAATATGCAAAGATGACACTATGACAGTCGGATTTGAAACTTTTAACCGCTGAAATAAACATTTGTTCGTTGGTTAGTTATAGATTAATCGTCTTCATTTTGGTGCAGATATCTAAAACCTGTAATATTACATAGAAGCAATAGTCTCAATCTATTGTTAAAGAAAAGTATGTTGACGTTTTCTAACTAAGATACGCAAAGATGACATTCGGATTTGAAACATTTTACCGCTGAAATAAACATTTGTTCGTTGGTGTAGTTGTAGAATAATCGTCTTCATTTTGGTGCAGATACCTGAAACCTGTAAATCTGTAATAATATTACATAGGAACAATAGTCTCGTGCTTAACTCGAATTTCAATAATTCAAGTGAGTACAATATaaacaaagtaaaaaataaagaaaacagcCTTCAATGAAGAAAGAACGtagtattatttttagtttttctttgaaaaccgaacgtagtatttttttttttttgcttaacacGTAGTATTATTTCATACACATCTCTCCAAATCGTTCATACAAATAAAATGGATTATGGATGCGGTGAAAACAAATGGACTGAGGCGTAGAAAAATTGTTTGTTTGACTAAATTGTACATGACgcgtaaaatatttatatttatcccTATTTTAAATAGACAAAAATAATATCACTATCCGTTTTGTCAGGATGCATGCATATCACTAAAAAATATGTGTTCTCTCTTTTCCCCTATAGTCACTGTTGTCTTCTTTCTAGTTGTATTTATGGTCCCTATGGGTGATCTTCAGATTCACCGGCCAAATCAACAAAGCTCAATTACtacttcatattttttttttggtcaaaacttACTACTTCATATATGCGTCAGATATATTATTATCTAATAATTAACTTAACAGATGCTCATACAAATCTTTTTCTTAACATACTGGTCTAGTTCCTTTGTACAAAAATAATACtgcatttaaatattaaaataataaataatgcaTATATGACCCGGTGTATATTACCCAAAAAGTTTTACATTTGATTAAGATTAATTTGagataaaaaaatgtttcatatATTCATAGAAATTTAATTCATACATGTTTATCAATTATCATATTCaatcgaaacaaaaaaaaaaacacaacgaGGGACTcctagatataattttatagcaAATAACAAATCTCAGAATGCGAAGATATATTCTGAAAGAACTGTACAGAGAGAGGAGTGTATTGCGTAGGACGGAGACCGAGACTTCTCTCTCTTCTGTAAGACGAGATGAAGCTTTCGCGGTGCTCTATCGACGGTTCCCGTTTCTTGGATTTCGAATCTGGGAAGCCGATGCTCCTTATGCAGGCTTCGCCGACTCTGTTTTCGGGAAAAGCAGGCTTCTCTGGCTCCGTTTCTCGCCGGCTTACGACTCTGAGGTGTGGAGGCTCTGCGCCTTGCGCCGTCGGGTTTGATTGTCACCCCTTTCCTCAAGGGTGTGACTCATGATTCATGTGTTCTGGTTTGGTCCCCTCTGAAGAGATCTCGAATAGATCGAGTGATTCTCTTCGATGGTGTTGACGACAAACAAGAGGAGATGTGGGATTTCTTTAATCCCGTGATTAGCGGCTTGGAGGCTCAGGATGAGATCTCGATGTAGTTCGATGGAAGCTCTCCGTGAAAGGAGCTCGGCcgtaggtggtggtggtggatttGGTGTTTCCGGTGAGACGTCGGTTGTTGACCGGCGTGTGTTTCGGTGTCCCGGTGAAGCGCCGTTCGGCGGTCTCCGGTGGTGACTCTTAGCGGTGAAGACCGGTGAATGTGCGACGCGTGTAACTCGCTTGGTGAGGTTTCAACACGTGTTCTGTACTCATTTCAGAATCGACGCGTGTTCATCACGTGTTTTAGTGCTGCGTTTTTTTATCCGGAAGGGTTTTGTCCTGGGTCAGTCTTGGGTCTGCCTGTTTTATAGGCCATTGTTGGGCCTTTAGGGTTTAGTCTATGGTTGAATGTATGTTTTTTGGATCCCATGTTTGGGTTTTATGTTCTTGTATTTTGGGCTTTAGTCCCTTTAAATATCActagatggcaaaaaaaaaaaaaatattctgaaAGAACTGTATTATCTATACCGCCATACGAAGAGAGAGGATAAATGCCAGTTAAATAATGTACTAAATAACGAATTTAAAATGCATAGTAagaatcattttaataaaataattacattttacACAATTGCCAAGTTGATATAAACGTTGCGTATATATGCAGGTATTATATTAATATCATGTAGGTCAATCTGTGTGCTTATATAAAAGACTAAAGAGAGAAGCCGTACGTTGTTACAGAGCAGGAGGACCACATAAAAGAAGATAACAGAGAAAGAAGTCTCAATCTCTTACAAAATTTTGGTCTTCAGGACCACAGAGAGAGTGGCTTGATAATCACTTTTTGTGAATCCTCGTACCGCCTCTGCCGGATCCCTAGAGGTATATTTTATGCCTACTATAAGACTTCTTTTTACCAATGTCAATGTTTTATTTGTTCGCTAAAGTTTCATGACGTATTGCTCGGATATATTAACTATATATACGTGGAGCTCTATATCTTACAATAAGACATCTAATgactaattatttaataattaggttttgaaatacttttttttttaggttttgaaATACATCCTAAACAAAAAAGGTGCATGTATCATTAAGGTATATATAACGTCCCAACTttaggctttttttttttgaaaaaactttaGGCTTgtttatattagatattttgtAATCTCCTGTTTATATTAGATACTTCTGTAAGATAGATTTCGGATCTGTATCTGCGTAGGCTTGTGGTACTTTAATGGATAGTTTGGCCAACATTGTACAGCTGTTCGGCTGTCATGAGAACATCTCACCAACCAAGTAATAAAATCTATGACAGTATATGTTTGTAGAATGGATAACTCGTGAACGCGTATACTAGTTACATTGGTAAAAGTGTAATCTATAAGTGTAGAATATCTCAGAgtaattgtataaaatatcttttatgtatttatttttatatcaatttatttatttttcacggAAAAGGGGCAAACAGCTGGGCAAGTTATAAGAGACAAGTAATACCCAGTTGTATCAACTCAGTCACAGTCggttataataaaatagatattcattcaaaaaaaatataataaaatagataaattcaTTTGGACAAtcgttaccttttttttttttttttttggaacactgaCAATCGTTACCTCttacaaatacaaaaatatgatgtaagaaaaataaagaaataaagcTATACAGTGGACGCAAACTAGGTGTTAGCCTGTTAGGATTCCTTTTACTTAACAAGTCACGGGAGGATTCTTTCACAACTCCTAGTAGTAGTTTCTCTGTGTTTCCTGACGTGcatgaatttttcttttggtaaagACTGACGTCCATGAATTCTGAAAggaaatacaataaataaa
Above is a window of Brassica napus cultivar Da-Ae chromosome A10, Da-Ae, whole genome shotgun sequence DNA encoding:
- the LOC106383796 gene encoding protein PNS1, translating into MEIEQTVTTPAATQQPQQDVVTSPAAAQQQPQTLTGRFFRCLFTSIFYSQLILISALVIFLTLRGLLFTKSPNFHPKKWYTPLLSSVALSGLLSLSWQCLFLCNIAATSKATIILAPLLTFSVGIFLVLYGKTFVPGIGGLLILFSFAQAIHSWLFVTRRRREFTFTITALSTSVLPPRTRLIAVVSSILSVLYSAFLAAGVGGATATRRGLIDILFISLIVKSLAWTMQVLKNVQVVAVSKAAYVHFANYDVVNACDALCGTLRSQLGSVCIGSTLVPVFVVIRGMIRTVNRGGNGSDRTMYAGHGDCAWVANHMVLVGNRYGFVHVGVHNKGFVQASRDAWQEFRRTVGLEELVDADLTSSICFLSAFGIGAISALTAGIWELNIHEDYFFQMTLYAFIIGYFVGRVSSAWLQACVMAYFVAYAANPEGANFDNTIPERIARQNVEENKSLADNEVRQTEEEQEITYM